Within the Salmo salar chromosome ssa12, Ssal_v3.1, whole genome shotgun sequence genome, the region tgttcctggcaccacactgccaggtcactgacctcctgcctataggctgtctcaacgTCGTCGTcgtcgtgtcatcagcaaacttaatgatggtgttggtgtcctgcacggccacacagttgtgggtgaacccGGGAGTTCAGGAGGGGCCTaagcacgcatccctgaggggcccccttgTAGAGGGTCAgaatggcggatgtgttgttgcctaccctcaccacctgggggcggcccttcaggaagtccaggatccagttttagagggaggtgttcagtcccagggtcctgaccttagtgatgagcttggagggaactacagtgttgacctgtagtcaatgaacagcgttttcacataggtgttcctcttctccaggtgggagagggcagtgtggagtgcaatagagattgcgtcatctgtgtatATATTGGGGCATTATGCAAATTggggtgggtccagggtgtctgggatgatggcgttgatgtgagccatgaccagcttttcaaagtatttcatggCAACAGATGTGTACtatagggcgatagtcatttaggcaggttaccttggcattcttgggcacaggaactatggtagtctgcttgaaacatgtaagtattatcgactgggtcagggagaggttgaacatgtctttgaagacacttgccagctggtcagtgcatgctctgagtatgcgtcctggtaatccgtctggccccgcgccCTTGTGaacattaacctgtttaaaggtcttactcacattggctatggcGATGCTCTCATGCAGGGTTCAGTGTTGCTTCCCTTGAAGCGAGCATATGACCAGGGCCCTGAGTTGACCAAGGTCAGATTACATGGTCAGGAAAAACATAGGAACCAAATTTATGAAACTTTTTCTGCCCTTGAAGTTATGAAGTATCTGCTTTACTAATGTAGCATGTAAATAAGAAAGTGTTTCAGATCCTGGACCAACAGATAGTGTTGTTATTTCCAGTACCACTCAGCATataccctcctcttcctcattgtctcgttctctctatctcatcctcctttccccctctttccctttctctcactTTCTTAGGCACTTCAACAGATGACTCTGTGCTCAATGTGGCTCAAATACCAGTTCTAAGCAACAAGGATTGTAACAACTACTTTCGGGGTCGTGTTCGGGAGAACGAGATGTGCACCAACTCCTTCCAGGGTGGGGTGGGTGCCTGTGAGGTAGGTTCGGTGTGTTTGTGAGTTGTAGGATCTGTCAATGAGCAATGGTTTGTTTGTATGAGAGAGACTGAGATTGATGGTGAGCGAGAATGATAAAATAACTTTATTTTAGGATATTAATTATGTGCATAGAGCCAAACACAAACATGtacagatgtatgatcttaatttgagccagtttgctactaaaggaaaataatcctgcagaaatgtgaattattatgtcgattataattaatggaaatgtttgtaggggttgatacattttttgtaaggaAAAATCAAGACTGAAATTACAAACttcgaagcctttttaaacctcaaatacactacacgttttaAATGTCCCACATAGCAGGAAAGTTCTGCTGTGTGACAATGATCTAACAGTGATGTGTTCTTTCAATGTGACCCCCAGAGAGACTATGGGGGCCCTCTGGCCTGTCAGAACAGTGACTGCTGGGTGCTTGAGGGAGTGATCATCCCCATGAGGCGCTGTGGACACCCAGGCCAGCCTAACATCTTCATCCGTGTCTCTGTCTATGTGGACTGGATTAAGAAGGTCATGGAAATGGCTTAGTCACAAATACATTATGTCACCAAGCAGTGACTGGCTCTATGTTCTACTGGACTGCAATACATTTATCCACTTTCACCCCCCTACCCATAGCTCACAATCCATGACCACCTAATTGTGATCCGTGACCATCTACATACAATTagttaatatacactgagtatatcaAATATTAGGAACAATATtgatttgccctcagaacagtctcaatccttcggggcatggactctaaaaggtgtcgaaagcattcgaCAGGGATGCTGGttgaatgctggcccatgttgactccagtacttcccacagttatgtcaagttggctggatgtcctttgggtggtggaccattcttgatacacacaggaaactgttgaccgTGAAAAACACAAACTGATGCAcatggtacctactaccataccctgttcaaaggcacataaatattttgtcttgcccattcccccACTGAATGGTACAtaaacacaatccatgtttcaattgtctcaaggcttaaaaatccttcttcagCCTGTGTCctccccttcgtctacactggttgaagtgtatttaacaagtgacatcaataagggatcatagctttcacttggattcacctggttagtctatgtcatggaaagagcaggtgttcttaattttttgtacgctcagtgtataTTGTTGTGTGTTATTCTCCAATCTTATGACAAAAATATAAGATAAAAATAACCATGTTTTCCCTTGTCTTCTGTCTACGTGTAATCAAAAACAATATTAGGCATTTTGATCTGAACAAAATAACCATAATCTTGTGGTGATGACATTACATATTGAACCTTGGCACTGACCTCAGGATGTGCTTGTGAAGGACATGCCTCCTTAACCTCATGCTTCCCAACAGCGTTCCCACACCCTTCACTAAAACTGCTGACTACCaacccctccccccaccctctccagTATCTGATGGAGCTCCAAAATACCTTCTTTGCCCTCCAGCCTCTAAAGAAATCCCTCATCTGCCTGTTTTTTGATGCCTGCCCCCAGCTCTAAAAACATGCCTTTGTGCCCCATCCAGATCAGTACGCGTTGCACATTCTTTCTGGTTCTATAGGAGGAGTTTTGTAACTCGGTCCTGATGAGCCCATGGAATTCAGATTAAATACACCTCAAGATCCGAGTCCAGCGGAATCTCACACACCAGCCTGCAGAGGGGCAGTGAATTAACTCTCTCCCTGTCACTCGCTCttgcagtctctccctctctctaacactcactcaaacacacacacacactttagcaCATTCTTATTATTATACACAAACAAATATAGATACTCACATATCCACATACAGTattcacaaatacacacacactcatttacaCATAGAACCAAGATAATTAAACCGACTATTTGTGTACTCTGATTCAACAAATAAGTTTAGCAAATGAGTGCTGATTTTACTGGCTTCGGTCAGTTTCAGTGGCAGTTTGGCAGTTCATGCTGCTCACTTTCGTGAAATTATGTTTATAATAGATGACTAATCAAATACTTATATGACTTATAGTTCTCATTTATACTGCAGATAGTTGACTGATAGTTGACTAAATGGTTTATAAATGAGTAACAAAGTAACTCAAATCTCCAGTCATGCCCTCTTCTGACTACGTTTTAGATTAAAGCATTTAAGAACTTGTAATTTCAATTGATCTTTTCAATGTGAATATATCACCTTGTTTTGAGCAAGCTGACTCATTTGGCTAACATGCCTTTTTTGGTCATATGGGGTTTTATTTTCTGTAAATTAGTTTTCTCTTCATAACTGTTTGAGTAATTCATTGTTATTCTCAATAACCCATACCTTTATACGTGTAGCCTATAAAGCATTTTCATTATGCGTATGAGTGTtttcattttaaatgttttttattttttattctacaCTATAAAAAATAAGAAGATGTTGATTCAACGTACAATTGTATGGCAACCAGCTGCAATAGGATTGTGAGTTTGCTCAATATTTTGGCATATACTGTAGCTGAACCAAAATACATTCTCCAGTTGAATTGTATGTTCACTCAACTTTAGATTTTAGGAGTTGAGTGAACATACAATTCAACTTGAGAATTTATTtgaccttatttgcatatttcccagtgtGCCTATTGAGTGATTtgtagttaccacccatgactgtatttgttagcgaCAGACACATATATGTTGTAGTCAATGGTTTTCAGTCTTGTAGCTTTCACCAATTGTGTGTCTAAGGGAATatgttgttttttaaattaaacTTTTTATGACAGTGCATTACATAATAGATAcataaggcctttctttgagggcTTAGTTACACCCTAACGCAGCAGTTTGAagctcctggtttacaggccacatcaagcctgcaagtcacattatgctggcttgcaaagtgatgtgtagtTCCTATTGGAGAACAGCTAGAGTGAGGATATCCAACAATTGGAACTTTTAATCATGTGcatcctgcattcagaatgacttctGGAGTAGGGAAGATTGATTATTAAAAATACCTAAATCATATAAACTGGAATAGCCATCTAAGAACCGGGTGTAATAAGTCCAACTACTAACACATTGGATTGATGttgtttgtgtagcataagatgaatcaaccaatcaatgtgcatgcaaaaacacaggtattgaaacaaacaattctgaaaatcaacctgcaatagagcatgctgggcaATATAATAATGATGGCTGTGGTTTTGAGCAAAAATGAACTTCATTTTTTAATCGGGAGGTGCTTCATTTTTTAATCGGGAGGTGCTGGAACAAAAAGTGAGCGCGAGAGGGGGGTACCGGAACACATGAGGAAAAACctaacctttataataaagcattgcattcATTTCATTGCGTTTGcgtagtggcatagagcagtagagtaaaggcacttacagaagttgcacacatggggTACATTTTTAGTAGCCTAGGGTCTGGAAAAATGTTGGccttttataaacgcatttcatacaattctacatcattttacatgactggggaCTTTGttagaatcttttttaatacctcacaaatgatcgaaatggcaggctactttgacactgacaaactaagaatctgagatcaataaaaatgacCTTGTCTTGAgtccatcaatagcctaggccttGGTGTGTGGAGACAAatattgtaggctacaatatgaggaggaaattataatCCTAAAagtgctttccagtttcactgactcacccaatgatgagCAGCTCACTTGCTAGTGATGGCCGGTGAGCTCGTGCCGAaagcctaactctctctctcatttgtaaaacaatatttggaagttgatcaaatatttttgTAGCCTACAGCATAGAGTCTTCTCTTTCCAAACCTGTGTTTTCCCtcgattgtatttgaaatattgtgaAAGGCCTGTTTTGCCTGCCTGCTGTTTTTTCACTGACAGATTTCTTGTtcgttccggactgtaggctattccttgttattgggctacaatccacagctaggcaagctattgatcctctgtggcaaAATTATTGGCCTTCCTGGGCTGAAAATCTAATTTTTCACATTGTTTTTTTGTGGAGACAGGAGAATTAAGAGATAAATCGAATTAACTTTGATCACTTTTATTCTAGTTTTTACAATGCAAAAAGTTAACATTATTTTTTATGCCAGGAGAGGTACCGGATATGGCCAAATAGGTTCCGTGACAAAACAGTCCAAAACAGGGAGGTGCCGGATCCTGTTCCGGCAAGATCCGGCTTAAATTAAGCACTGAATTTAGGTCACTTTCAGCAGAGTTTGTTGAGTAAACAAACTTTAACATATTAGCTCGAATTCTTGTTTTGAAGTCCATTCAACTCACAGAATAACGCAGATTAAGTAATTGTTTACGTACAGTGTAGGGCCTATTTTCATGGGATTAACTGTATGAACTGCAGTATTTACAGCTACACTTTTAGAAAACAGAGTTCCAaaggggttcttcagctgtccccataggataaccctttgaagaaccctttttggctccaggtagaacccttttgggttctatgtTGAACCCTCTGAGTGTAGTGTAGCCTACATATGTAAGATCTTAACTTGAGCCAGGTTGATACAGCagggaaataatcctgcagcaacaggaaatgtgaataatTACATGGATTATAATtattggacatttttgtaggggttgatacatttttcgtaaaggaaaatcaagtctgaaatgtcaaagtggaaattacaaacttcagaagacttgttaaacctcaaatacagtacaagtttaaaatgtaattcattgcaggaaagttgaaaatgtcatgaattgtaggaaagttctcctgcaacagggtgatcaaattaagatcctacatctgtatgatgCCCACCACTCACAAGTGGGTGGTGCAATGAGCAAGGGGCGTGTTCGACTGTTTCACCCCTCCTCTATGGTCGAGAAAGTATGCAATGTTCCTATATGATCCAGCTCCAACCCCCATCATACTTCAACTGGGGTATTCGTGACTACGAGGATACGATAGACAAACGTAAGATCACACACAGACTGAGTGAGTgagatagagggaaggagggaggggaagagggagagagagagaaagaaagagacatatGTTAGTTCATTCCAAGATAAACTTTATTCAAGGAACTGTCTGTAAGATTAAGAAATCGTAAGAATAAAATATAGACTGAATAGTAAACTTGCCTACAATTCCATCGGTGTTTTTATTAGGTCGTCTAGTTTAACAATAAAACCAGCTGGTGGGAGCAAGGTAGGTGAAACATTTTACCCTTCCTATAGGCCTGCCTACAGGCTATCGTTTATTTTTCTACAATAACATTGTTGCTATTTTTCTCTTCAATTTGATTAATGTGTTACTACTCAATCGTGTATCAGATCATTCAGATTAAGTACAACGGTTACCCGCAGACAAACTGCTGTCCTTCGATTCGATGATATGCTCTCTCCCTGCATCTTCTGCTGTAAACACATGGCTTTCGCGCCGGCTGTAAATTAAAATAAACTCATACAGGTTACgtaataattatgtaaaattaatTGAATATCCCGATTAAACATGTATTGACGATGCAGTGTAGGTCTACTATATAGACTATGCTATAAAGATAAAAATGCACAAATAGTTTACTTTTCTCTTGTATGATCTGCTGTATCGTTCTTATAGCCCAATGTTAGTCCTGCTCCATTGGACACCATACCACTGCTCTAACCTATATTTTATGTTGGTAAGTGGCGCCTTTTAAGTCAACTAGACCTAATTTGTTTACAGTCCAAAGTGAAAGTTTACAAGTATAACATAAGAGACGTGACAGTTTGAATGTAGGCTGCCTGACACACATTTTGGTAGTTTTAAAAGAAtgcacagaatgtgtttttatgGTTGCAGTTGCCGCCCATATGGAAAAAGTACATTCAGTCCTCCTAGTTCACTGCCAGCAACATAGTTAAACGAATCGTCTCCTGCTATGCAAAAGTATCTGTTCATAGACTTCACCTGTGTTTAAAAACATTGTAGCCTACTCCTGCAGACAGACAAATTCAACTCCCAACTTCCTGCTTAAATGCATTTGTTGGTAAAGAAAAGCTACAGTGTATATCAATGCAACAAGAAGCTATATCTCCTTTTTGATTGGTCTGTACATGACCTTGAGCTTGGAATTCTGATTATGTTCTACATGTTTCTATAATCAGTCAAAATTAACAAcacaattaattaattaatgaagGAATGGAACGCAGAATTACATTATTCAAATCAATTGAGTGTCCTTTAATCCCTCTAGTTTTTAGTTATTAGTGAAATGAACAAAAGTAACCTGTGTAGCAGCAAAATATTTAGCACTGAATTGTAGCCTCCAATATCTGTATGCAAAGTGCAGACAATATTTGATTTGGAAGGTGATATTTGATTTGGAAGGTGGTACAGTATTCAATTTGGAAGGTGATATTAGATTAAAGGCACATATGAACTCAAGTACAAAGTAACTGAGAAGCCCATGTTGAAAGCACTGTATAGTCACATAATCTAACAAATATGTCAACAAGCAGGCATGTAGCCTATATATACAGCCTcacagacatacagtagataACCAATAGTAACCGGTACAGGCTGGATGGATTAGATCTAAATGTTGAATGGGATACTGAGTTGTGAATATCTCTGCTACTTATAGTTACTGCAGACTGAGATAATGTTTCCCTACGTATGCCAAACCCCTGTCTGTGTTCAGATGAACCTGCAATGGCTGGTGCAAAGGCTTATATAAAGCAGTTCTCACACTTGCTCTGGGACTGACTGCAAGACAAAAGCAGTGTGGCCTTTCATAATGATTTTATgaggttcagagagagagggggaaaagtgtATTTGTATCAACTTGTCCAGCCCCCAGTCACATTGGGACAATACAAAGATTATGCACGATAGTATAAACTATATATGTCTTTACAAACGGCCTACTAGAAAGAGATCGCCCAACACTGACTAGCTAACCTGAGCCCCCCTTTTGCTTCCCAGGTGTCCTACCCCCTGCCGTTCAAGTCTGCCCCTCCCTAACCCTCTGCCCTGAGGCCTGAGCTCTGGGCGTCCATGCCCACACCCCCATCTTACTGCGCTGGTGGACAGACAAAGGGATGAGCAACAGTGGGACCAAGGAGCTGTCACCACAGCCAGGCGTGGCCCAATCACCTGCCTCTACACCTCCACGCAGGGGCCGGGGTCGCCCACGGAAACAACAGGAGGTTGGACCACCACAGAACCCTCCACATACATACTTCATACACTGTACATGACCCTgctgatgtaggatcttaatttgagctagTTTGatgagcaggaaaataatcctgcagcaacaggaaatgtgaataattatgtggattataataaatgaaacattttataggggttgatgcattttcCGTAAGGGAAAatgaagtctgaaatttcaaagtggaaattacaaacttcagaagcctttttaaaaatcAAATACACAAAAAATGTCCTGCATTGTAGGAACATTCTTCtgtaacagggtgatcaaattaagatcttaaaTCTGTATATGACACAATAACTGAAATATATCACCCTGTCATAAGCAGCAACCCAAATGCACATTTTAACAACTGTAGTCTGGCATAGGTTTTTCTATACAATGTTATTGAATAGAGTGGAGCACAGCTGCTTTGGCTATGGATAGAGTCGAAGTGACAACCATGGCAGTTCCTGATTTTGCTTCATCTCTCCCCAGGAGCCCACTGGCCCCCCAACTCCAAAGAGGCCGAGAGGACGACCCAGAGGAAGCAAGAACAAAGGCCCTCGTGCCACACCCAAGGTAAGATCATCTTCTCATGTTCATGGATATCGTTAACATGAAATATGCAATAAAAACAAAGAATCCAACTAGGCAGAGGAGCTGAACAGAAAATAACAACTGTAGGAATAGGGTTGTGAGTAGACATTTTGTGTATATAATAAACAATACAATCATCTCTGCTTTATCCTCCATCCTTTCTGT harbors:
- the LOC106565999 gene encoding high mobility group protein HMGI-C, coding for MSNSGTKELSPQPGVAQSPASTPPRRGRGRPRKQQEEPTGPPTPKRPRGRPRGSKNKGPRATPKEVEPVGERRPRGRPRKWPQRIVQEVIQEQQGPSEETEEGPSQSQSLPTEASPSHSPAQEEAEGE